Proteins found in one Triticum aestivum cultivar Chinese Spring chromosome 4D, IWGSC CS RefSeq v2.1, whole genome shotgun sequence genomic segment:
- the LOC123097541 gene encoding transcription factor RF2b, with amino-acid sequence MQQPKPADPPGRPFPPPSPSMAAAATAMRGAHHRRARSEVAFRLPDDLDIGGGADGDGSAGFDEIGSEDDLFSTFMDIEKISSGPAAGSDRDRDRAAETSSPPRPKHRYSSSVDGSGLFSAAGSAARRDAGAAQALADVLEAKKAMSPEQLAELAAIDPKRAKRILANRQSAARSKERKARYMTELERKVQTLQTEATTLSAQLTLFQRDTTGLSSENAELKIRLQAMEQQAQLRDALNDALKQEVERLKMATGEMSNSSDAYSVGLQHVLYNSSFFPQSQQNTAQHQGGARFPPPFHPPHPNVPNHQMLSHPNTLSDIMQQDHLARLQGLDISKGHPVVKSESSSISASESSSTF; translated from the exons ATGCAGCAGCCCAAACCCGCCGATCCGCCGGGCCGCCCCTTCCCGCCGCcttccccgtcgatggcggcggcggccacggCCATGCGCGGGGCGCACCACCGCCGCGCCAGATCTGAGGTCGCCTTCCGCCTCCCGGACGACCTCGACATCGGCGGTGGCGCCGACGGCGACGGCTCCGCGGGCTTCGACGAGATCGGCTCCGAGGACGACCTCTTCTCCACATTCATGGACATCGAGAAGATCTCCTCCGGCCCCGCCGCGGGCTCAGACCGCGACCGCGACCGCGCCGCTGAGACCTCCTCCCCGCCGCGCCCCAAGCACCGCTACAGCAGCTCCGTCGACGGCTCCGGCCTCTTCTCCGCTGCCGGCAGCGCTGCGCGGAGGGACGCCGGTGCCGCCCAAGCGCTGGCCGATGTCCTGGAGGCCAAGAAGGCCATGTCCCCCGAGCAGCTCGCCGAGCTCGCAGCCATTGACCCCAAGCGCGCCAAAAG AATTCTAGCAAACAGGCAATCTGCGGCTAGATCAAAAGAAAGGAAGGCTCGTTATATGACAGAACTTGAGCGGAAGGTTCAAACTCTTCAGACTGAAGCGACCACTCTCTCAGCTCAGCTCACGCTATTTCAG AGAGATACAACTGGGCTTTCTTCAGAAAATGCAGAGCTCAAGATAAGGTTGCAGGCCATGGAGCAGCAGGCTCAACTGCGTGATG CTCTGAATGACGCACTGAAGCAGGAAGTGGAGAGGCTCAAGATGGCTACGGGTGAGATGTCAAATTCCAGTGATGCATATAGCGTGGGATTGCAACATGTCCTATACAACTCGTCCTTCTTCCCACAGTCCCAGCAAAACACAGCCCAGCACCAGGGGGGCGCCCGGTTTCCACCCCCATTCCACCCACCTCATCCTAATGTACCAAACCATCAGATGCTATCCCACCCAAACACGCTGTCAGATATCATGCAACAAGATCATCTTGCGCGGCTCCAGGGTTTGGACATCAGCAAAGGGCATCCAGTTGTGAAGTCAGAGAGCAGCTCGATCTCTGCCAGCGAAAGCAGCAGTACATTCTAA